The following are encoded in a window of Mycobacterium sp. ELW1 genomic DNA:
- a CDS encoding amidohydrolase — MTEAADVIYAGGNIVTIDDRNPSATALAVRAGRITAVGDRDDVVAAQQGPGTRVVDLDGATLLPGFLDPHSHYINSLTVANQVNVFAPPAGPGADVEAILTSLRSFRDSQRLAPGEMIVAYGYDDTLMPGGRTLHKDDLDIDFPANPVLVGHVSMHGAVLNSAAMRMFGITADTVTPAGGVIVRKEGSTEPDGLVMETAFLPIFAAMPKPTPSQEIAWSKAGQMLYAAAGITTAHEGATHASDVELIYRAAEGGATLIDVVAYPFILELDEVLQRHPPETFGSYHNRVKLGGVKVTLDGSPQGRTAYFTTPYLTDGPDGQHNWCGELGFSQDTVNGWFKKVYDLGLPLDIHANGDAAIDVALAAHEFAAADDLGKDRLTVMVHSQFVRRDQLQRYVEYQITPSFFTPHTFYFGDAHVRLRGKTQADFLSPMRAAIDLGLHPTNHTDFVVTPLDQMFVVWSAVNRISRSGDVIGADQRVTALEALKAITINAARQYREADTKGSLEVGKLADLVVLDDNPLTVDPMTIKDITVVETIKEGSTVYRA; from the coding sequence ATGACCGAGGCCGCAGATGTTATTTACGCGGGCGGCAATATCGTCACCATCGACGACCGCAACCCGTCGGCGACAGCGTTGGCGGTTCGGGCAGGCCGGATCACCGCGGTGGGCGACCGGGACGACGTGGTGGCGGCACAGCAGGGGCCGGGCACCCGAGTGGTCGACCTCGACGGGGCGACGTTGCTGCCGGGTTTTCTCGACCCGCACAGCCACTACATCAACTCTCTGACCGTCGCCAATCAGGTGAACGTCTTTGCGCCGCCGGCCGGACCGGGCGCGGATGTCGAGGCAATCCTGACTTCCCTCAGGTCATTTCGGGACTCGCAGCGTCTGGCGCCGGGCGAGATGATCGTGGCCTACGGCTACGACGACACCCTGATGCCCGGCGGGCGGACGCTGCACAAGGACGACCTCGACATCGACTTCCCCGCCAATCCGGTACTGGTCGGGCATGTTTCGATGCACGGCGCGGTGCTCAACTCGGCGGCAATGCGGATGTTCGGTATCACCGCGGACACCGTCACCCCGGCGGGCGGGGTGATCGTCCGTAAGGAGGGCTCCACCGAGCCGGACGGACTGGTGATGGAGACGGCGTTCTTACCGATCTTCGCCGCCATGCCCAAGCCGACACCGTCGCAGGAGATCGCCTGGAGCAAGGCGGGGCAGATGCTCTACGCCGCGGCGGGCATCACGACGGCGCATGAAGGCGCCACCCACGCCTCCGACGTGGAATTGATCTACCGGGCCGCCGAAGGCGGAGCGACCCTGATCGACGTCGTTGCCTATCCGTTCATCCTGGAACTCGACGAGGTGCTGCAACGTCACCCTCCGGAGACGTTCGGCAGCTACCACAACCGGGTCAAGCTCGGCGGGGTGAAAGTCACCCTGGACGGCTCACCGCAAGGCCGCACAGCATATTTCACGACGCCCTACCTGACCGATGGCCCCGACGGGCAGCACAACTGGTGCGGAGAGCTCGGCTTCTCCCAGGACACCGTCAACGGCTGGTTCAAGAAGGTCTACGACCTCGGCCTGCCGCTCGACATTCACGCCAACGGAGATGCGGCCATCGACGTCGCGCTTGCCGCCCATGAATTCGCGGCCGCCGACGATCTCGGCAAGGACCGCCTCACGGTCATGGTGCACTCGCAGTTCGTTCGTCGAGATCAGCTGCAGCGGTACGTCGAATACCAGATCACCCCGTCGTTCTTCACCCCACACACCTTCTACTTCGGGGACGCGCACGTGCGGTTGCGCGGCAAGACCCAGGCAGATTTCCTGTCCCCGATGCGCGCGGCGATCGACCTGGGGTTGCACCCCACCAACCACACGGATTTCGTGGTGACCCCGCTGGATCAGATGTTCGTGGTGTGGAGCGCGGTGAACCGGATCTCGCGCAGCGGCGACGTTATCGGCGCCGACCAGCGCGTCACCGCATTAGAGGCGCTGAAGGCCATCACGATCAATGCCGCACGCCAGTACCGCGAGGCGGATACCAAGGGCTCGCTGGAGGTCGGCAAACTCGCCGATCTCGTTGTGCTGGATGATAATCCGCTGACGGTTGACCCCATGACGATCAAGGACATCACGGTCGTCGAGACGATCAAGGAAGGGTCGACCGTCTACCGCGCCTAG
- a CDS encoding alcohol dehydrogenase catalytic domain-containing protein, translating into MRAVLIDTPGSVRVDDWPDPVLPGSTGAIVKVTAAAICGSDLHFYEGDYPLFQPLSLGHEAIGTVVEVGSDVRTVKVGDRVIVSSVAGCGACTGCATKDPILCASGPQVFGSGVLGGAQAELMAVPAADFQLLKMPENIDTEQALLLTDNLSTGWIAAKRADIPLGGTAVVIGLGAVGLCAVRSALFQGAARVYAVDPVAQRRDRAARLGAIAIEPAAAPTVMEATDGLGAHSVIDAVGNDTTLDDSLATVRAGGTVSVVGVHNLNPYPFPAITALLRSLTFRMTTAPVQQTWPELIPLLQSGRLDVDGIFTTTLPLEQAADGYAAVAARSGEVVKVLLTP; encoded by the coding sequence ATGCGCGCGGTGCTCATCGACACGCCGGGATCGGTCCGGGTCGACGACTGGCCCGACCCGGTGCTGCCCGGCTCGACCGGCGCGATCGTCAAGGTGACGGCGGCCGCCATCTGCGGCTCGGACCTGCACTTCTACGAGGGCGATTACCCGCTCTTCCAGCCTCTTTCGCTGGGCCACGAGGCCATCGGCACGGTCGTCGAGGTCGGCTCGGACGTTCGCACGGTGAAGGTCGGCGACCGGGTCATCGTGTCGTCGGTGGCCGGCTGCGGCGCCTGTACCGGATGCGCGACCAAGGATCCGATCCTGTGCGCGTCGGGTCCGCAGGTGTTCGGCTCCGGGGTGCTCGGCGGCGCGCAGGCCGAACTGATGGCCGTGCCGGCCGCGGACTTCCAGCTGCTCAAGATGCCGGAGAACATCGACACCGAGCAGGCCCTGCTGCTCACCGACAACCTGTCCACCGGCTGGATCGCCGCCAAACGTGCCGACATCCCGCTGGGCGGCACGGCGGTGGTCATCGGCCTGGGTGCGGTCGGACTGTGCGCGGTACGCAGCGCGCTGTTCCAGGGTGCGGCACGGGTTTACGCCGTCGACCCGGTCGCGCAGCGGCGGGATCGGGCTGCCCGCCTCGGTGCGATCGCAATCGAACCGGCAGCCGCACCGACCGTCATGGAGGCGACCGACGGTCTCGGGGCGCACTCGGTGATCGACGCCGTCGGCAACGACACGACGCTCGACGACTCGCTGGCCACGGTGCGGGCCGGCGGCACGGTGTCGGTGGTCGGGGTGCACAACCTCAACCCGTACCCGTTCCCGGCGATCACCGCCCTGCTGCGCAGCCTCACCTTCCGGATGACCACCGCGCCGGTGCAGCAGACCTGGCCGGAGCTCATCCCGCTGCTGCAGAGCGGGCGCCTCGACGTCGACGGCATCTTCACCACCACCCTGCCGCTGGAGCAAGCCGCCGACGGCTACGCGGCCGTCGCGGCGCGGTCGGGGGAGGTCGTCAAAGTCCTGCTCACGCCGTGA
- a CDS encoding NAD(P)/FAD-dependent oxidoreductase, protein MTTNPYAGQPFTSTDEEIAAALEQVSIPTLLLSLVHITGDPRFIREFTQAGVFLNEVQGFMSEEDKAKARALALPIIADYRDRGCPGPVPLSPELIGEMLDWTACEHVDDEYRPMVLEEMDLEDVDPRRPVALDPAATADFPVVVIGCGESGLLAGIRLKQANIPFTIVEKNAGPGGTWWENSYPGARVDVANHFYCYSFEPSNDWSHFFAEQPELRAYFQTVLARHQLDANVRWQTEVVSAEWSDDDGIWRVIVRDKDGTESTIDARAVITAVGQLNRPALPDIEGADTFEGPAFHSAAWDHSVDLTGKRVALIGAGASGFQIAPAIADQVAHLTVFQRTAQWMFPNPMYHDSVPDGVRWAMNHLPYYNRWYRFLLLWPGADKGLEAARSDPDYVHPDDPNYAVSEINAMARLMFTDWIATQVGDDQELLAKVLPDYPATGKRTLQDNGTWLTTLRRDDVELVRTPIERITPHGVVTADGVTHDVDVIVYATGFRATEVLYPMRITGRDGVDLRASWGERPAAYLGITVPGFPNFFMLYGPGNHLAHGGSLIFNSELQMRYINSCLADIIENDWKTIEPTAEATEAWHRKHQDEINLMVWAHPSIEHSYFKNPDGEIHTVSPWRLPVYWNAVRTPDWSNFVVTKGE, encoded by the coding sequence ATGACGACCAATCCGTATGCGGGCCAACCGTTCACGTCAACCGATGAGGAGATCGCGGCGGCGTTGGAGCAGGTCAGCATCCCCACGCTGTTGTTGTCGCTGGTGCACATCACCGGCGATCCGCGCTTCATCCGGGAGTTCACCCAAGCCGGCGTCTTCCTCAACGAGGTTCAGGGCTTCATGTCGGAGGAGGACAAGGCCAAGGCGCGGGCGCTGGCGCTGCCGATCATCGCCGACTATCGCGACCGGGGCTGCCCAGGTCCGGTGCCGCTGAGCCCGGAACTGATCGGGGAGATGCTGGACTGGACGGCCTGCGAGCACGTCGACGACGAGTACCGTCCGATGGTCCTCGAGGAGATGGACCTCGAAGACGTCGACCCACGCCGCCCCGTCGCGCTCGATCCGGCCGCGACCGCCGACTTCCCGGTTGTGGTGATCGGGTGTGGGGAATCGGGCTTGCTCGCCGGTATCCGGCTCAAGCAGGCCAACATCCCGTTCACGATCGTGGAGAAGAACGCCGGTCCGGGCGGAACCTGGTGGGAGAACAGCTATCCCGGTGCCCGGGTGGACGTGGCCAATCACTTCTACTGCTACAGCTTCGAGCCGAGCAACGACTGGTCGCACTTCTTCGCCGAACAACCCGAGCTGCGGGCCTACTTCCAGACCGTGCTCGCCCGGCACCAGCTCGACGCCAATGTCCGCTGGCAGACCGAAGTGGTTTCGGCCGAGTGGAGTGACGACGACGGCATCTGGCGAGTGATCGTGCGGGACAAGGACGGAACCGAATCCACGATTGACGCCCGTGCCGTCATCACCGCAGTCGGCCAACTCAACCGGCCCGCCCTGCCCGACATCGAGGGCGCCGACACGTTCGAAGGGCCTGCCTTCCACTCCGCGGCGTGGGACCACTCCGTGGACCTCACCGGCAAGCGAGTCGCTCTCATCGGCGCGGGGGCCAGCGGCTTCCAGATCGCTCCGGCGATCGCCGACCAGGTGGCACATCTGACGGTGTTCCAGCGCACCGCGCAGTGGATGTTCCCCAACCCGATGTACCACGACAGCGTCCCCGATGGTGTGCGCTGGGCGATGAATCACCTTCCCTACTACAACCGTTGGTACCGTTTCCTGCTCTTGTGGCCGGGCGCTGACAAAGGGCTGGAGGCGGCCCGCTCGGACCCGGACTACGTCCACCCCGACGACCCGAACTACGCGGTCAGCGAGATCAACGCGATGGCCCGCCTGATGTTCACCGATTGGATCGCCACCCAGGTCGGTGACGACCAGGAACTGCTGGCCAAGGTGCTGCCCGATTATCCGGCGACCGGCAAACGCACGTTGCAGGACAACGGAACCTGGCTCACGACTCTGCGCCGCGACGACGTCGAGTTGGTGCGCACCCCGATCGAGCGGATCACGCCGCACGGTGTGGTGACCGCCGACGGGGTGACCCACGATGTCGACGTCATCGTCTACGCCACCGGTTTCCGTGCCACCGAGGTGCTCTACCCGATGCGGATCACCGGCCGCGACGGAGTGGATTTGCGCGCTTCGTGGGGTGAGCGGCCAGCCGCCTATCTGGGCATCACCGTGCCCGGGTTCCCGAACTTCTTCATGTTGTACGGCCCGGGCAACCACCTGGCGCACGGCGGCAGCCTGATCTTCAACTCCGAGCTGCAAATGCGCTACATCAACAGCTGCCTGGCCGACATCATCGAAAACGACTGGAAGACAATCGAACCGACGGCCGAGGCCACCGAAGCATGGCACCGCAAGCACCAGGACGAGATCAACCTGATGGTGTGGGCGCACCCGTCGATCGAACATTCGTACTTCAAGAACCCGGACGGGGAGATCCACACCGTGAGCCCGTGGCGGTTGCCGGTCTACTGGAATGCGGTACGCACCCCGGACTGGTCGAACTTCGTTGTGACAAAGGGAGAGTGA
- a CDS encoding acyl-CoA dehydrogenase family protein, producing the protein MSALTTEQRDLAEAVTDLMAKRSPEAEVRRLMATDTGYDPAVWAELAAMGLLGLAIPEEFGGSGAGAVEVGLVMEAMGRALLCAPYLSTAVLTTHLLAALGDSDEQADVLPRIVAGELIAAVAFAEEGSARPPLASTTTARADGSGWRLSGSKTYVLDAASAGRIYVLAGDGVYAVEAGAPGLAISVLSTVDQTRKQARVVLNDTPARLVGATGSGAEALGHALDLASVAMLGEQAGGAMCAMRMATDYAKTRFQFGRAIGSFQAIKHMCADMLLEAESALSAARHVAAAFDASDESRFVDLAAAQAYCSEAFVTVAANGIQVHGGIGFTWEHPAHLYLRRARTDAELFGDPAWHRERYVRLREAQ; encoded by the coding sequence ATGTCCGCGTTGACCACCGAACAGCGGGACCTGGCCGAAGCGGTGACCGACCTGATGGCCAAGCGGTCCCCGGAGGCCGAGGTGCGCCGGCTGATGGCCACCGACACCGGGTACGACCCCGCAGTATGGGCCGAGCTCGCCGCCATGGGTCTGCTGGGCCTGGCGATACCCGAAGAGTTCGGCGGGTCCGGGGCCGGTGCCGTCGAGGTGGGTCTGGTGATGGAGGCCATGGGACGGGCGCTGCTCTGCGCGCCGTACCTGTCCACCGCGGTCTTGACCACGCATTTACTTGCGGCACTGGGTGATTCGGATGAGCAAGCAGATGTGCTGCCGCGGATCGTCGCGGGTGAGCTGATCGCAGCGGTGGCGTTCGCCGAAGAGGGGTCGGCACGGCCTCCCCTGGCCTCGACCACGACGGCGCGCGCCGACGGTTCAGGCTGGCGGTTGTCGGGCAGCAAGACCTACGTGCTGGACGCGGCGAGCGCCGGACGCATCTACGTCCTTGCCGGGGACGGGGTGTACGCGGTCGAAGCCGGTGCGCCGGGTCTGGCGATCAGCGTGCTGTCGACCGTCGACCAGACCCGCAAGCAGGCCCGGGTCGTGTTGAACGACACGCCCGCCCGGCTGGTGGGTGCGACGGGCTCCGGTGCGGAAGCGCTCGGTCACGCCCTGGACCTCGCATCGGTGGCGATGCTCGGCGAGCAGGCCGGCGGCGCGATGTGCGCCATGCGGATGGCCACCGACTACGCCAAGACCCGGTTTCAGTTCGGACGCGCCATCGGCAGCTTCCAGGCGATCAAGCACATGTGCGCCGACATGCTGCTGGAGGCCGAATCGGCGTTGTCGGCGGCCCGGCACGTCGCGGCGGCATTCGACGCCTCCGACGAGTCACGATTCGTGGATCTGGCTGCCGCACAGGCCTATTGCTCAGAGGCGTTCGTCACGGTCGCGGCGAACGGCATTCAGGTGCACGGCGGTATCGGGTTCACCTGGGAGCATCCCGCCCACCTCTACCTGCGGCGGGCCCGGACCGATGCCGAACTGTTCGGCGACCCGGCGTGGCACCGGGAACGTTACGTGCGACTGCGGGAGGCCCAGTGA
- a CDS encoding alpha/beta hydrolase: MANTDIHPELRKAARFTPRALISARTLPVLRRLTGLQRPKNDDVEVLTLESGVGVRLYRPAGGTTTTPALLWIHGGGYVLGTAAQDDALCRRFVAALGITVASVDYRLAPEHPYPAPLEDCYTALQWLAGLPAVDADRIAIGGASAGGGLAAALALLARDRDGVKPVFQLLVYPMIDDRSVGQHLNDPGQRLWNATSNRFGWQAYLGGADPEIAAPGRRTDLAGLPPAWLGVGTLDLFHDEDLDYAARLQAAGVPCEVHVVPGAFHGFDGIVAKADVSKAFFNSQCESLRATFGS, from the coding sequence GTGGCCAACACCGACATCCATCCCGAGCTGCGCAAAGCCGCGCGGTTCACCCCACGCGCGCTGATCTCCGCCCGGACCCTGCCGGTCCTGCGGCGGCTGACGGGCCTGCAACGACCGAAGAACGACGACGTCGAGGTCCTGACGTTGGAGTCGGGCGTCGGTGTCCGCCTCTATCGGCCTGCCGGTGGGACCACGACCACCCCGGCGCTGCTGTGGATCCACGGCGGCGGTTACGTCCTGGGGACCGCGGCGCAAGACGATGCCCTGTGCCGCCGGTTCGTCGCCGCGTTGGGTATCACGGTCGCCTCCGTCGACTACCGCCTGGCCCCCGAACATCCGTACCCCGCCCCGCTGGAGGACTGCTACACCGCCCTGCAGTGGCTGGCCGGCTTGCCCGCCGTCGACGCGGACCGGATCGCGATCGGCGGGGCCAGCGCCGGTGGCGGACTTGCCGCCGCACTGGCACTGCTGGCCCGCGACCGCGATGGCGTGAAGCCGGTCTTCCAGCTGCTGGTCTACCCGATGATCGACGACCGCAGCGTGGGCCAGCACCTCAACGATCCGGGCCAGCGCCTCTGGAATGCCACCAGTAACCGGTTCGGCTGGCAGGCCTACCTGGGTGGCGCCGATCCCGAGATCGCGGCGCCCGGGCGTCGCACCGATCTCGCGGGATTGCCGCCGGCGTGGCTCGGCGTCGGCACGCTGGATCTCTTTCACGACGAAGACCTCGACTATGCGGCGCGGCTGCAGGCAGCGGGTGTCCCGTGCGAAGTCCACGTGGTACCCGGCGCGTTCCACGGGTTCGACGGGATCGTCGCCAAAGCCGACGTGTCCAAGGCGTTCTTCAACAGCCAGTGCGAAAGCCTGCGCGCAACTTTCGGGAGCTGA
- a CDS encoding acyl-CoA dehydrogenase family protein: protein MTDDDVRNEVRGWLADNWDPALDRGSWAQMVFDAGWAVPSWEPQWWGRGLSDPQSRIVAAEFAAAGAPGTGHDRANLFACTLHDLGTDEQKQRLIPPSIRGETKWCLLYSEPGAGSDLAGLRTRAERDGDDWVINGQKVWTSFAKTADYGLLVARTDWDVPKHNGISFFMFPMRQPGVEVRPIHQITGESEFNEVFISGARVPDANLVGQPGGGWSVLQVALAYERRLMGDLARTSRGARKPQADADSLVAMARRAGKLDDSFIRQEIARVEGYAAVNRWNTQRAKATSDRAEAATLLALGKIAMSRILHETAKVQTEIAGPESMLTGPDNPVGDAVTFRTLNAYFTSIGGGTDQIQRNIVGERVLGLPKEPEPYRNTAFRELPTSS from the coding sequence ATGACCGACGACGACGTACGCAACGAGGTCCGGGGCTGGCTGGCCGACAACTGGGACCCCGCGTTGGACCGCGGCAGCTGGGCACAGATGGTGTTCGACGCCGGCTGGGCGGTGCCCAGCTGGGAGCCGCAGTGGTGGGGCCGTGGCCTGAGTGACCCGCAATCCCGCATCGTGGCAGCTGAATTCGCCGCGGCGGGCGCACCAGGCACCGGGCACGACCGAGCGAATCTGTTCGCCTGCACCCTGCACGACCTCGGCACCGACGAGCAGAAGCAGCGGCTGATCCCGCCGTCGATCCGCGGCGAGACCAAATGGTGCCTGCTGTACTCCGAGCCGGGCGCCGGGTCGGATCTGGCGGGGCTGCGCACGCGCGCCGAACGAGACGGCGACGACTGGGTGATCAACGGCCAGAAGGTGTGGACATCGTTCGCCAAGACCGCCGACTACGGTCTGCTGGTGGCACGCACCGACTGGGATGTGCCCAAGCACAACGGGATCAGCTTCTTCATGTTCCCGATGCGTCAGCCCGGCGTCGAGGTCCGCCCGATCCATCAGATCACCGGCGAGTCGGAGTTCAACGAGGTCTTCATCTCCGGAGCGCGGGTGCCGGACGCCAACCTGGTCGGCCAGCCCGGCGGCGGCTGGTCGGTGCTGCAGGTGGCGTTGGCCTACGAGCGACGGCTGATGGGCGACCTGGCCCGCACGTCGCGCGGGGCGCGCAAGCCGCAGGCCGATGCCGACAGTCTGGTGGCGATGGCGCGCCGGGCCGGCAAGCTCGACGACTCGTTCATCCGTCAGGAGATCGCGCGCGTCGAAGGGTATGCGGCGGTGAACCGGTGGAACACCCAGCGGGCCAAGGCAACCTCTGATCGGGCCGAGGCCGCCACCCTGCTGGCGCTGGGCAAGATCGCGATGTCGCGGATCCTGCACGAGACGGCGAAGGTGCAGACCGAGATCGCTGGTCCGGAGTCGATGTTGACCGGCCCGGACAATCCGGTCGGCGACGCGGTCACGTTCCGCACGCTCAATGCGTACTTCACGTCGATCGGCGGCGGCACCGACCAGATTCAGCGCAACATCGTCGGCGAGCGGGTGCTGGGTTTGCCGAAAGAGCCGGAGCCGTACCGCAATACCGCGTTCCGGGAGTTGCCGACCTCGAGCTAG